One part of the Marinobacter sp. M3C genome encodes these proteins:
- a CDS encoding DUF6531 domain-containing protein — translation MDVKRLSKMTKGGTATSGFFATLLVFLVALSVQNQALAYHYPWDQGHDTFDWNDPNQEGPCEGSECDPCKSTGSPVYIPTGHFVWSEQDVQIPGRPGLSISRSYNSNDPQVGMFGNGWSSNCDSIAIKTVDWEQGAEGTPLSSTTYLLREPNGKRYSYTVGDDGQIESPVGRDDQVELLSEGRIKLSAQAGSYRIYSASGQLLKDAAPSGESISYEYNANGQLTRMAASSGAYLDFYYDPQGFVSAITDSASRQWQYFYDIDGNLVQVQEPTGGVWAYGYRKYSPPADAQTYYQLTKITDPDGVVVTDVTYSGTRVSSYTLGENTFSYNYNVSQKTVVKTDRVGSSWTFVYDDDAVITKVTAADGTSQEYVYDDEGNLVTFADEAGSQWTSTYDQQGRRISFTDPLGNTEQWTYNSELLYPTTTTSPTGRTTTARYDENGNLAAITDPSNATTQFEWSEQGFIQSSQNALGQQMTFETDASGLPVSVTQPDGKTGRIGYNAAGHIVSLSDNTGAVYAIERDALGRALKNIEPSGITLTYQRNAAGDVLSLTDGKGQLTRYSYDQYGRLAAETLTDGRQRTYDYRTDNLLESVTEPDGTVVEFTYDTTKQLVSVSRGSQTNTYEYNARGLLTKASNEVGVVTRTYDAAGRLVTENVNGETVAYAYNAENELMSVSALGQTRSYERDSRGLLTSMTAPEGQYDFGYDALARRTSMSMPNGENVAYGYNVSGQPTSISHAGPYQNNLQYSYNPRGLISNYSGKWVDLRALTHYQQILNNGNF, via the coding sequence ATGGACGTGAAACGACTCTCCAAAATGACGAAAGGTGGAACGGCTACCAGTGGCTTCTTCGCTACCCTGCTGGTGTTCCTCGTCGCACTCTCGGTACAAAATCAGGCGTTAGCTTACCATTACCCCTGGGATCAGGGGCACGACACCTTCGATTGGAATGATCCGAACCAGGAAGGACCGTGCGAGGGGTCGGAGTGCGACCCTTGTAAGAGTACCGGGTCGCCCGTCTATATCCCGACGGGACACTTCGTCTGGAGTGAACAGGATGTTCAAATCCCGGGTCGGCCGGGCCTGTCTATTTCACGCTCTTACAATTCAAACGATCCCCAGGTAGGCATGTTTGGCAATGGATGGAGTTCGAACTGCGACTCCATCGCAATTAAAACCGTCGATTGGGAGCAAGGCGCCGAGGGCACCCCTTTATCGTCAACAACCTACCTACTGCGTGAACCCAACGGCAAGCGTTACTCCTATACTGTGGGTGATGATGGCCAGATCGAATCGCCGGTCGGTCGCGACGATCAGGTTGAGCTGCTATCTGAAGGGCGCATCAAGTTGTCCGCACAGGCGGGCAGTTATCGAATTTACAGTGCCAGCGGTCAGCTGCTAAAGGATGCAGCACCTTCGGGCGAGTCGATCAGCTACGAATACAACGCCAACGGCCAACTAACCCGGATGGCTGCGTCGTCTGGCGCCTACCTCGACTTCTACTATGACCCCCAAGGTTTTGTCAGCGCCATCACCGACAGCGCCAGTCGTCAATGGCAGTATTTTTACGATATCGATGGCAATCTTGTGCAAGTACAGGAACCAACAGGGGGTGTTTGGGCGTACGGCTACCGGAAATACAGCCCGCCTGCTGACGCCCAAACGTATTACCAACTGACCAAAATTACCGATCCAGACGGTGTGGTGGTCACTGATGTGACCTATAGCGGTACCCGGGTATCGAGCTATACGTTGGGTGAGAACACTTTCTCCTACAACTACAACGTTAGCCAGAAAACCGTGGTCAAAACCGACAGGGTCGGTTCCTCCTGGACCTTTGTTTACGACGATGATGCGGTGATTACCAAAGTCACGGCGGCAGACGGCACCAGCCAGGAATACGTCTACGACGACGAGGGCAATCTGGTCACCTTCGCTGACGAAGCGGGTAGCCAGTGGACGTCTACTTATGATCAGCAAGGGCGGCGCATTTCCTTCACCGATCCGCTGGGCAATACCGAGCAGTGGACCTACAACTCGGAACTGCTTTACCCGACGACGACCACCTCGCCAACAGGGCGTACTACCACCGCCCGTTACGACGAGAACGGCAATCTCGCGGCTATTACTGATCCCTCCAATGCGACCACGCAATTTGAGTGGAGTGAGCAAGGTTTTATCCAGTCCTCCCAAAATGCGTTGGGCCAGCAGATGACGTTCGAGACGGATGCGTCGGGATTACCCGTCTCGGTGACTCAGCCTGACGGCAAAACCGGCCGGATTGGTTATAACGCCGCAGGTCACATTGTCAGCCTGAGTGACAACACCGGGGCCGTTTACGCCATTGAGCGGGATGCGCTCGGAAGAGCGCTTAAAAATATCGAGCCATCCGGAATAACTTTGACCTACCAGAGAAATGCGGCGGGTGATGTCTTGTCGTTGACTGACGGCAAGGGACAGCTAACCCGCTACAGCTATGACCAGTATGGCCGCCTGGCCGCCGAGACACTCACCGACGGCCGGCAGCGCACCTACGACTACCGCACTGACAACCTCCTTGAAAGCGTCACCGAACCGGACGGAACGGTCGTTGAGTTCACCTACGACACCACCAAACAGCTCGTCTCGGTGTCCAGGGGCAGCCAGACAAACACCTACGAGTACAACGCACGTGGTTTGCTCACCAAAGCCTCGAATGAGGTGGGGGTGGTCACACGTACATACGATGCCGCCGGGCGGTTAGTCACGGAAAACGTGAACGGCGAGACCGTTGCCTATGCCTACAACGCTGAAAATGAGTTGATGTCCGTTTCGGCACTGGGTCAAACTCGCAGCTATGAGCGCGACTCCCGCGGCCTGTTAACATCCATGACGGCGCCGGAAGGGCAGTATGATTTTGGTTACGATGCCCTGGCACGACGCACGTCTATGTCGATGCCTAACGGTGAGAACGTCGCTTACGGTTACAACGTTTCGGGCCAACCCACAAGCATCAGTCATGCCGGGCCTTATCAAAATAACCTGCAATACAGCTATAACCCTCGTGGCCTTATCAGTAACTACTCGGGCAAGTGGGTCGATTTAAGGGCGCTTACTCACTACCAGCAAATTCTGAACAATGGAAATTTTTGA
- a CDS encoding putative Ig domain-containing protein, with the protein MKRSFYRALMASVFAAGMGSAPLTANANQAPLAADVIVVIDESGSMSGEQRWIGEMVRLLDENLQQYGIGSESQANLYGLVGYGSRSVVPRVLQVDGEKLGSVAGFEAASNRLVTSGGTEDGWRGIEYALNEYPRRNGAAVNIILATDEDRDNTRSSITYQSVRSLLEANRSLLNAVVNARIKCGDGRRALGLDSLGTGYVVDGNGGFTRCDGAYATSGSGRTVDDYVDLALENGGAAWDLAFLRSGGTNAESFTKALLDIKVEEILSQRPTGDLVAVAQATPNPAVAGEQISLDGTGSFHQKDERSIIRWEWDLDDDGTYDAQGPIITTSFPELGDYPVTLRVTDDGSTPLVQTAQVVVKVDTPPLSPTADAGGPYLFCPQTQPWYLDGTGSVNPDDGLSEPGQPGDQLVSWLWDLDNDLSYGDASGDLVDVTSRFAGEGAGDYLIRLQVSDNTSNAFPSSGKPDLTDTAVRQVRIRDESDAACNCLTDIAVRGKMTIAQLTWTDSGAPSYAVHRSTQAGGPYQQIAVTDNRYSTYLDMGLDLDTTYYYAVNELGTDGRPTCRSREVSITPSARRRNTSNRAPDIESVPVVSAIEGQAYSYQVEATDPDRRDRKEFSLQVAPAGMVIDTVSGQIEWTPLNVHVGSQTVVVRVADTQGAFDEQAFTISVTNVNQAPAIVSSPELAATELEKYSYQVQAVDPDLGDTLNFELVNGPAGVTIDSSAGLLTWTPEQGQQGTREISLKVTDSEGESDQQSYQLQVRERNYLPSIDSTPVIEAEAASEYRYLVQASDANSDATLTFALGDFPEGMTIDPVAGEIQWVPAADQVGVQPVTVVVSDDRGSSTSQNFEIRVLEENIAPTIVTRVLPVASEDQSYTVLIEAEDPNTAETLRYSLISGPSNMQLDRETGELSWLPLTTQIGNNPVTIRVSDSRGLNAEKDFVIEVLDVNQAPGITSVAPASAETGKLFTYQVQASDPDSGDVLEYLLVSGPAGMSMDPESGLLAWTPGSEQEGTYPVRLQVRDADGLSSNQTFDISVSAVDAPPEITSTPVVSALAGTDWQYQVTALDDQDTELVYQLVSGPAGMSVNAANLVTWTPAASDEGANAVTVRVADQNGNAVSQSFTLTVVTSNEPPVISSNPPATARVGQPYRYQVMAEDPESGALTYSLGQAPAGMAIDAGNGSLQWTPTDTDEGAQPVAIDVSDPQGATTRQAFTLEVTTDNATPSITSRPASGALVGETYSYQLVATDPENEALTYALLSGPSGMTLSANGLVQWTPDGSQTGEYSVSLEVRDPQGASATQSYILNVQAENSAPVFESSPTTTARVGVEYSSTMTATDPEGDALAWKLVSAPAGMAINSGTGEISWVPNEDQIGTHQVAVTVTDGRFTVGRTYSVTVAGDMLPPSLGNVPKDTAEVGKPYVYRIVAIDAEGYSVDVELLSAPEGMTLADENGVPTIRWTPVEGDCVKNVRLGLEDRFGQTAEPTWSIQVYAAPKKLNRIQCSAQSEACGG; encoded by the coding sequence ATGAAACGGAGTTTCTATCGCGCCCTGATGGCCAGCGTCTTCGCCGCTGGCATGGGCTCCGCCCCCCTAACCGCCAACGCAAATCAGGCCCCTTTAGCAGCAGATGTCATTGTGGTTATAGATGAGTCTGGCTCTATGTCCGGAGAGCAGCGCTGGATCGGTGAAATGGTTCGCTTGCTTGACGAAAACCTTCAGCAATACGGAATAGGCAGTGAGTCGCAGGCGAATCTCTATGGTCTGGTAGGATATGGTAGTCGCTCCGTTGTACCCAGAGTATTGCAGGTAGACGGCGAGAAGCTTGGGTCTGTCGCGGGGTTTGAGGCTGCATCGAATCGTTTGGTTACCAGCGGTGGCACAGAGGATGGCTGGCGCGGCATTGAATACGCGCTGAACGAGTACCCCCGAAGAAACGGTGCCGCTGTCAATATTATCCTGGCCACGGATGAGGATCGGGATAATACGAGAAGTTCAATCACGTATCAATCTGTCCGGTCTCTTCTCGAAGCCAATCGCTCGCTATTGAATGCTGTTGTGAACGCGAGAATAAAGTGCGGTGATGGTCGAAGGGCTCTAGGGTTAGACAGCCTGGGGACAGGTTACGTCGTGGACGGAAACGGCGGTTTTACCCGATGCGATGGCGCTTATGCAACCTCAGGCTCCGGGCGGACCGTAGATGATTATGTCGACCTTGCATTGGAAAATGGTGGGGCAGCCTGGGACCTTGCGTTTCTGCGTTCAGGGGGAACGAACGCGGAGTCTTTTACCAAAGCACTTCTTGATATCAAGGTTGAAGAAATTCTCAGTCAGCGGCCAACCGGTGATCTGGTAGCCGTTGCGCAGGCTACTCCAAATCCGGCTGTGGCCGGGGAACAGATATCACTGGATGGCACGGGTTCTTTCCACCAAAAAGATGAGCGAAGCATCATTCGCTGGGAGTGGGACCTTGATGATGATGGCACCTATGATGCCCAGGGGCCGATCATTACCACCAGCTTTCCAGAACTTGGAGACTATCCGGTAACTCTGCGTGTAACGGATGATGGCAGTACGCCGCTTGTTCAGACGGCTCAGGTTGTTGTCAAAGTTGACACGCCACCACTGAGTCCCACAGCGGATGCCGGCGGGCCCTACCTGTTCTGCCCGCAGACACAACCCTGGTATCTGGATGGCACGGGTTCCGTTAATCCGGATGATGGTCTGAGTGAGCCTGGCCAGCCAGGCGATCAGTTGGTCTCCTGGCTCTGGGATCTTGATAACGATCTGTCGTACGGCGATGCCAGTGGCGATCTGGTGGATGTGACCAGCCGCTTTGCTGGCGAGGGTGCGGGAGACTATCTGATCCGCCTTCAGGTCAGTGATAATACTTCCAATGCCTTCCCCAGTAGTGGAAAGCCCGACCTGACTGACACAGCTGTCAGGCAGGTGCGAATCCGAGACGAGTCCGATGCCGCCTGTAACTGTCTGACCGATATTGCTGTTCGTGGAAAAATGACGATTGCCCAATTGACCTGGACAGATTCCGGCGCGCCGTCTTATGCCGTGCATCGCAGCACCCAGGCCGGTGGGCCCTATCAGCAGATTGCAGTGACGGACAATCGCTACTCCACTTATCTGGATATGGGGCTGGATCTCGACACAACTTACTACTACGCGGTGAATGAACTTGGCACAGATGGACGCCCCACCTGCCGTTCCAGAGAGGTAAGCATTACCCCTTCGGCCCGCAGGCGCAATACTTCAAACCGCGCTCCTGACATTGAGTCCGTTCCGGTGGTCAGCGCAATCGAAGGGCAAGCTTACAGCTACCAGGTTGAGGCGACCGATCCTGATCGACGCGACCGTAAAGAGTTTTCGCTGCAGGTGGCTCCGGCTGGAATGGTGATCGATACCGTGTCCGGCCAGATCGAGTGGACGCCACTGAACGTGCATGTGGGTAGTCAGACAGTGGTCGTGCGCGTGGCCGATACTCAGGGAGCCTTCGACGAGCAGGCATTTACGATCAGCGTAACGAACGTGAATCAGGCCCCTGCAATTGTGAGCTCGCCGGAGCTGGCTGCGACGGAACTCGAAAAATATAGCTATCAGGTTCAGGCGGTGGATCCGGATCTTGGCGATACTTTGAATTTCGAGTTGGTTAACGGCCCTGCCGGTGTAACCATTGATAGCTCCGCAGGTTTGCTTACCTGGACCCCCGAACAGGGCCAGCAGGGTACTCGCGAAATTTCTCTGAAGGTTACCGATAGCGAGGGCGAGTCCGACCAGCAGTCCTATCAACTGCAGGTACGAGAGCGCAACTACCTGCCGTCCATTGATAGTACGCCGGTGATTGAGGCTGAAGCAGCTTCGGAATACCGTTATCTGGTGCAAGCCTCCGACGCCAACTCAGACGCAACACTGACGTTTGCTCTGGGCGACTTCCCGGAAGGCATGACCATCGATCCGGTGGCCGGGGAAATACAGTGGGTGCCAGCTGCAGACCAGGTCGGCGTGCAGCCGGTAACGGTTGTGGTTTCCGACGATCGCGGTAGTTCTACCTCACAGAATTTTGAAATCCGGGTGTTGGAAGAGAATATCGCTCCCACGATCGTAACGCGGGTCCTGCCGGTTGCCAGTGAAGATCAGAGCTACACGGTCTTGATCGAAGCGGAGGATCCGAACACCGCGGAAACCTTGCGATACAGCCTTATTTCTGGACCCTCGAATATGCAGCTAGACCGGGAGACCGGCGAACTGAGTTGGTTGCCACTGACAACGCAGATCGGTAACAACCCGGTCACGATCCGGGTGAGTGATAGCAGAGGGCTCAATGCAGAGAAAGACTTTGTCATTGAAGTTCTGGATGTGAATCAGGCCCCGGGAATCACTTCAGTGGCGCCGGCATCTGCAGAAACCGGCAAACTGTTCACCTATCAGGTTCAGGCGTCCGACCCGGACAGCGGTGACGTACTTGAATACCTGCTCGTGTCAGGGCCAGCGGGCATGTCAATGGATCCTGAATCTGGCCTGCTGGCATGGACGCCTGGCAGTGAGCAAGAGGGTACTTATCCTGTCAGACTGCAGGTCAGGGATGCTGATGGGCTATCAAGCAATCAGACATTTGATATCAGTGTCAGTGCTGTCGATGCACCACCGGAAATTACCTCCACGCCGGTCGTGTCGGCTCTGGCGGGCACCGATTGGCAGTATCAGGTAACGGCATTGGACGATCAGGATACGGAACTGGTTTACCAGTTGGTTTCAGGCCCCGCCGGAATGTCCGTGAATGCCGCTAACCTGGTCACCTGGACACCTGCCGCGAGTGATGAAGGCGCTAATGCGGTAACGGTCCGGGTCGCCGACCAGAACGGCAATGCGGTCAGCCAGAGCTTTACCCTCACCGTGGTGACCTCGAATGAGCCACCGGTGATTTCCAGCAATCCGCCAGCAACCGCGCGGGTCGGTCAGCCATACCGCTACCAGGTTATGGCTGAGGATCCCGAATCCGGCGCACTCACTTATAGCCTTGGGCAGGCACCGGCTGGCATGGCTATTGATGCTGGAAATGGCAGCTTGCAGTGGACGCCAACTGACACCGATGAAGGCGCCCAGCCCGTTGCCATTGACGTTTCCGATCCGCAAGGCGCAACAACGCGTCAGGCCTTTACCCTGGAGGTAACCACCGACAATGCGACACCTTCTATTACCAGCCGTCCTGCCTCTGGCGCTCTGGTTGGCGAGACCTACAGCTATCAACTCGTAGCCACAGATCCTGAGAACGAAGCGCTGACCTACGCTCTGCTGTCCGGCCCATCTGGCATGACCCTGTCTGCCAATGGCCTGGTGCAATGGACGCCGGATGGAAGTCAGACGGGCGAGTATTCTGTCAGCCTTGAGGTGCGTGACCCACAGGGTGCATCGGCGACACAAAGCTATATTCTGAATGTGCAGGCAGAAAACAGTGCGCCGGTGTTTGAAAGTTCGCCGACCACCACCGCGAGAGTGGGCGTTGAATACAGCTCTACCATGACTGCAACAGATCCTGAAGGTGATGCGCTGGCCTGGAAGCTGGTCTCTGCACCGGCGGGTATGGCCATCAATTCAGGAACGGGAGAAATCTCCTGGGTGCCCAATGAGGACCAGATTGGTACACACCAGGTTGCCGTTACAGTCACCGACGGCCGTTTCACCGTTGGCAGGACCTATTCGGTGACAGTAGCTGGCGATATGCTGCCTCCGAGTCTGGGCAATGTGCCAAAGGATACAGCCGAAGTCGGCAAACCGTACGTTTATCGCATCGTTGCGATCGACGCTGAAGGCTACTCGGTGGACGTCGAACTCTTATCTGCCCCGGAGGGAATGACGCTGGCCGATGAAAATGGCGTGCCGACCATCCGCTGGACGCCGGTAGAGGGTGACTGTGTAAAGAATGTGCGCCTGGGGCTGGAAGACAGGTTTGGCCAGACCGCAGAACCGACCTGGAGCATCCAGGTATATGCAGCACCCAAAAAGCTGAATCGTATCCAGTGCTCAGCGCAGTCTGAAGCGTGTGGCGGGTAA
- a CDS encoding PKD domain-containing protein: protein MRWVGIQRMANRLRANRNWVLVALLVSTFGFPASATAAGSSWWWFFGDDLAPVFYSVTPSAGAEVANSYVIVEFDVYDPWRIGLRTSRLDGGSIQVSLKGQPYDNVEFERKGLSQWFPWILPIKGTIQVKTAQSWEDGPQHFIVSIADKSGNRGSVEHSFLMDTKGPTFTRVAPAPGNPIKDSTAALQIRAADDGVGVDWETLSVNASPSSAVITGYDTESGVIEIVPESEWSEGELAIALSLSDSLANESSQTLVYDVQPEAGLSATIDAEPLSGSSPLTVSFSPEIETNTAIEVYRWDFNNDGVFDRSEPIGRDQSYTFDAPGSYPVTLQVLDSAGETVDAMVTIEVDNAPPEITAEAQPSNGTPPLVVSFSATASDDNGIESYEWDYNGDGVYDENTSTGSTTFTYASEGQFQPRIRVTDTLGAAADLAIPSISIRVITGAPTVSGTASPTSGKAPLTVQYNATASDPDGLPITAWAWDFDGDGTDDYTSVDSGSVSHTIPTPGTFYSRVTATAEDGGTGEDFVKVTVLPSFALSLSRDTIDTELAENVQVQTTLGGDTDVSVVIQDSAGGTVTTLVSWQVRLAGDYTDAWDGRNAAGEFVSEGDYRAVMFYRIDGVEKRFNTVLSTGGREYNPPRNRLPSQFSPFDGDPLDITFTLSEASEVTAFIGRYNVNTRLVTFYQRKPLGRGSHTITWHGENNNGELIHPPGNDRFLFGIFAFSLPDNAVYVKSGVHVSAISAAPPIVDPTRSGDEDNQGTSTISFLLSRGGAAEMTVYDADTGAFVAQKMVSGLSQGENTLTWNGKDNNGTYVSPGTYRIGILGLDERGSRTMEVFTLQRVYY from the coding sequence ATGAGATGGGTAGGGATACAACGGATGGCAAACCGCTTAAGGGCGAATCGAAACTGGGTGCTGGTCGCGCTGTTGGTTTCCACTTTCGGGTTTCCGGCCTCAGCAACGGCCGCCGGTTCCAGTTGGTGGTGGTTCTTTGGGGATGACCTCGCGCCCGTCTTCTATAGTGTTACGCCGTCAGCAGGCGCCGAGGTTGCAAACTCTTATGTAATCGTTGAGTTTGACGTATACGACCCATGGCGCATCGGCCTTCGCACCAGTCGCCTTGACGGCGGTTCCATTCAGGTCTCTCTCAAAGGCCAGCCCTATGACAATGTTGAATTTGAGCGCAAAGGGTTAAGCCAGTGGTTTCCATGGATATTGCCTATTAAGGGGACGATTCAGGTCAAAACAGCACAAAGCTGGGAAGACGGCCCGCAGCATTTTATTGTTTCTATCGCCGATAAGTCAGGCAACCGGGGTAGCGTCGAGCATTCCTTTTTAATGGATACCAAGGGCCCGACATTTACTCGCGTTGCACCGGCGCCCGGCAACCCGATAAAAGATTCAACAGCCGCTCTTCAAATCAGAGCGGCGGACGACGGTGTGGGAGTTGATTGGGAAACCCTGTCGGTCAATGCGTCGCCAAGTTCGGCTGTGATCACCGGTTATGATACCGAATCCGGTGTCATCGAAATTGTGCCCGAGTCGGAATGGTCCGAGGGCGAGCTAGCCATTGCACTGTCCCTCAGCGATAGCCTTGCTAACGAGTCGAGCCAGACACTGGTCTATGATGTTCAACCAGAAGCCGGGTTGTCTGCAACCATTGACGCCGAACCCCTGTCCGGTAGTTCCCCACTCACGGTATCTTTCTCGCCTGAAATCGAGACCAATACGGCCATCGAAGTTTATCGGTGGGACTTTAATAACGATGGCGTCTTTGATCGGAGCGAGCCCATTGGGCGCGATCAGTCATACACATTTGACGCCCCGGGATCCTACCCCGTAACGCTCCAGGTTCTCGACAGCGCCGGCGAAACCGTTGATGCCATGGTCACCATTGAGGTCGACAATGCGCCACCGGAAATCACCGCCGAAGCGCAACCTTCTAATGGGACACCACCGCTGGTGGTCAGTTTCAGTGCCACTGCGTCCGATGACAATGGCATCGAAAGTTATGAATGGGACTACAACGGTGACGGTGTCTATGACGAGAACACCTCAACAGGCAGCACCACATTCACCTACGCGAGTGAAGGTCAATTCCAGCCCCGAATCCGCGTCACGGATACGCTGGGTGCTGCCGCAGACCTAGCAATTCCATCTATATCTATTCGAGTTATCACCGGTGCGCCAACTGTATCTGGAACGGCCAGTCCCACATCGGGCAAGGCGCCGCTGACGGTGCAATATAATGCAACGGCGTCGGATCCGGATGGCTTGCCGATCACGGCGTGGGCCTGGGATTTTGATGGCGATGGTACCGACGACTACACCTCAGTTGACAGTGGTTCGGTGTCCCACACTATCCCGACACCCGGCACCTTTTATTCCCGTGTGACGGCGACTGCCGAGGACGGTGGCACCGGTGAAGATTTCGTCAAGGTGACGGTGTTGCCCTCATTTGCGCTGTCATTGTCGCGCGACACGATCGATACCGAGCTGGCCGAGAATGTTCAGGTGCAGACAACCCTGGGCGGTGATACCGATGTCAGTGTTGTGATCCAAGACTCGGCTGGCGGAACGGTGACCACGCTAGTTTCCTGGCAAGTCAGACTAGCGGGCGACTATACAGACGCCTGGGATGGTCGCAATGCGGCCGGTGAGTTTGTGTCTGAGGGCGACTACCGCGCCGTCATGTTTTATCGTATTGACGGTGTCGAAAAGCGCTTTAATACCGTTCTCTCGACGGGTGGCCGGGAGTACAACCCGCCGCGTAATCGTCTGCCAAGCCAGTTCTCGCCATTTGACGGCGACCCGCTGGATATTACGTTTACCCTGAGTGAGGCGTCGGAAGTGACCGCCTTCATCGGACGCTACAATGTCAATACACGCTTGGTGACGTTCTACCAGCGCAAACCGTTGGGCCGTGGTAGCCACACCATTACTTGGCATGGCGAAAACAACAATGGCGAACTTATTCACCCCCCAGGCAATGATCGTTTTCTATTCGGCATCTTCGCTTTCTCACTTCCGGACAACGCGGTCTATGTCAAAAGCGGTGTGCATGTAAGTGCTATTTCCGCCGCACCTCCAATCGTAGACCCCACAAGATCCGGTGACGAGGACAATCAAGGCACCTCCACAATCAGTTTCCTACTTAGCCGGGGCGGAGCGGCGGAAATGACCGTTTACGATGCAGACACCGGTGCCTTTGTGGCACAAAAAATGGTCAGCGGGCTCTCGCAAGGCGAAAACACGCTCACCTGGAATGGCAAGGACAACAACGGAACGTATGTCAGCCCCGGAACCTACCGTATTGGCATCCTTGGTCTTGACGAGCGTGGTTCACGAACCATGGAAGTGTTCACCCTGCAACGGGTCTATTACTAG
- a CDS encoding PEP-CTERM sorting domain-containing protein has product MFSLFSKAILLSFFFIYFSASAVASPIVLNDWAFNIDDDLYEYFAGDTMPGSAQLDASGLGQVDLEFASNGSHSVGAFFDFEFGRSANTYFNEYGQAVGAPAPGQSWEIDEPGFIFGDIYDNLVFNSLGNDNAVPQGSEEDVSFALGWDFNLAAGETAYLSLFTALTAPVDAFYLSQTDPEMGLSFNQEQSLYFWGELDIVGKPVAVSEPSAGLLLAIGLFSLLVRRRVIAS; this is encoded by the coding sequence ATGTTCTCTCTCTTCTCAAAAGCAATCCTGCTTTCATTTTTTTTCATCTATTTTTCAGCCAGTGCAGTAGCAAGCCCCATAGTCCTCAACGATTGGGCTTTCAATATTGACGATGACCTATACGAATACTTTGCCGGGGATACCATGCCGGGAAGTGCGCAATTGGACGCGTCGGGTCTGGGGCAGGTTGATCTCGAGTTTGCCTCAAACGGCAGCCACTCTGTTGGCGCATTCTTTGACTTTGAATTTGGCCGTTCCGCCAACACCTATTTCAATGAATATGGGCAAGCCGTTGGCGCTCCCGCACCTGGCCAGAGTTGGGAGATCGACGAGCCCGGCTTTATTTTCGGAGACATCTACGACAACCTGGTATTCAACTCATTGGGCAATGACAATGCAGTTCCGCAGGGCTCTGAAGAAGATGTATCTTTTGCCCTTGGATGGGACTTCAATCTTGCCGCCGGTGAAACCGCTTATCTGTCACTCTTTACGGCCCTGACAGCGCCGGTCGATGCTTTTTATCTCTCCCAAACCGACCCTGAAATGGGCCTCTCCTTCAATCAAGAACAGTCGCTTTATTTCTGGGGCGAGCTGGACATTGTTGGAAAACCAGTAGCGGTTTCAGAGCCCTCTGCAGGACTTCTCCTGGCGATTGGCCTCTTCTCACTGCTTGTAAGAAGGCGCGTTATCGCATCCTGA